The following proteins come from a genomic window of Natronosalvus vescus:
- a CDS encoding SDR family NAD(P)-dependent oxidoreductase: MTTEQYHVDGDVALVTGASSGIGRAIAERFADDGVDVVICSREQDRVDEVANAIAESDRPGSALAVECDVTEHDAVDALTETTVDEFGELDVLVNNAGASFMADFDGISENGWQTIVDINLTGTYRCTHAAADHLKDGGGIVVNLSSVAGIQGAPYMSHYAAAKAGVNALTASLGFEWASEGVRVNAIAPGFVATEGIETQMGISAADVDRDALDRRMGTVEEIADVAQFLASPAASYIVGQTLEVAGKPAIMEEPTV, encoded by the coding sequence ATGACGACTGAACAGTATCACGTCGACGGCGACGTTGCCCTCGTGACCGGGGCCTCGAGCGGGATCGGTCGTGCCATCGCTGAGCGCTTCGCTGACGACGGCGTCGACGTCGTGATCTGTTCGCGAGAGCAAGATCGGGTCGACGAGGTGGCGAATGCCATCGCCGAAAGCGACCGGCCGGGTTCCGCTCTCGCCGTCGAATGCGACGTCACTGAGCACGACGCCGTCGACGCGCTCACCGAAACCACTGTCGATGAGTTCGGCGAACTGGACGTCCTCGTGAACAACGCGGGTGCCAGCTTCATGGCCGACTTCGACGGCATTAGCGAAAACGGCTGGCAAACCATCGTCGACATCAATCTGACCGGCACCTACCGGTGTACCCACGCCGCTGCCGATCACCTGAAGGATGGCGGTGGTATCGTGGTCAACCTCTCGAGCGTGGCGGGAATCCAGGGGGCACCCTACATGAGTCACTACGCGGCGGCGAAAGCCGGCGTCAACGCGTTGACTGCCTCGCTCGGCTTCGAGTGGGCGAGCGAGGGCGTACGCGTCAACGCCATCGCCCCCGGCTTCGTCGCGACCGAGGGGATCGAGACACAGATGGGGATCAGCGCCGCGGACGTCGATCGGGACGCCCTCGACAGACGCATGGGTACCGTCGAGGAGATCGCCGACGTCGCCCAGTTCCTCGCCAGTCCAGCCGCCTCCTACATCGTCGGACAGACCCTTGAGGTCGCCGGGAAGCCGGCGATCATGGAGGAACCAACCGTTTGA
- a CDS encoding TIGR04024 family LLM class F420-dependent oxidoreductase: protein MTAKTLHLPVAAQPSVESIVDIAKRGEQRGYERAWLPETWGRDAVTVLTRIASETDEIGIGPSIANVYSRSPALLGQTAATLQEVSDGRMRLGIGPSGPAVIEGWHGVDFDRPLRRTREYVDIVRAVTSGETLYYDGDIFSLAGFRLRCDPPETPIPIDVAGMGPKSVELAGRFGDGWHAIVFTPEGMKNRLEDLRRGIELGERDPNDVRVTLSVTACALEDGDRARELARQHLAFYVAAMGTYYRESLARQGYEEEANEIAAAWSSGEQERACSLIPDELLDDLGAAGTPERARAELEKFEAIDGVDSIAVGFPRGATTAEIESTIDALAPNR, encoded by the coding sequence ATGACAGCAAAAACGCTTCATTTGCCCGTCGCCGCACAGCCGTCCGTTGAATCGATCGTTGACATCGCTAAACGAGGTGAACAACGCGGATACGAACGCGCCTGGCTTCCAGAAACGTGGGGGCGAGACGCCGTCACCGTCTTGACCCGGATCGCCAGCGAAACCGACGAGATCGGGATTGGCCCCAGCATTGCCAACGTCTACTCGCGCTCACCAGCCCTGCTCGGCCAGACTGCGGCGACCCTCCAGGAGGTCTCCGACGGCCGGATGCGACTCGGGATCGGGCCGAGCGGCCCCGCCGTCATCGAAGGGTGGCACGGCGTCGACTTCGACCGCCCGCTTCGACGCACCCGGGAGTACGTCGATATCGTCCGCGCGGTGACGTCCGGTGAGACGCTCTACTACGACGGTGACATCTTCTCGCTGGCCGGATTTCGACTTCGCTGTGATCCACCGGAGACGCCGATCCCGATCGACGTCGCCGGCATGGGCCCGAAATCGGTCGAGTTAGCCGGCCGATTCGGCGACGGCTGGCACGCGATCGTGTTCACCCCCGAGGGAATGAAGAACCGACTCGAGGATCTCCGACGCGGCATCGAACTCGGCGAGCGCGACCCAAACGACGTCCGGGTGACGCTCTCGGTGACGGCCTGTGCCCTCGAGGACGGCGATCGAGCCCGTGAGCTGGCACGCCAGCATCTGGCCTTCTACGTTGCGGCGATGGGGACGTACTACCGCGAATCGCTCGCTCGGCAAGGCTACGAGGAGGAGGCCAACGAAATCGCGGCTGCCTGGTCGAGCGGCGAGCAGGAACGAGCCTGTTCGCTCATCCCGGACGAACTGCTCGACGATCTGGGTGCGGCCGGCACGCCGGAGCGCGCCCGAGCGGAACTCGAGAAGTTCGAGGCAATCGACGGCGTCGATTCGATCGCCGTCGGATTCCCGCGGGGGGCGACGACGGCAGAGATCGAGTCGACGATCGATGCGCTCGCGCCGAACCGGTAA
- a CDS encoding MBL fold metallo-hydrolase, translating to MGIVRLSVGGGTPEGMNSAYLVDGRVLVDPGPPTDGAWEELRSGLESRLERLTDLEYVVCTHWHADHVGLAPRLADAAGATIAIGAGDAPLLGEYGSERERRLERDANAMRVWGVPAKTIASVTDGDRPSPVPVRCDVSPLEAGDELAGATVLETPGHTAGHIALEMGTDHALMVGDAVLPTYTPNVGGSDTRLRGTDPLGTYLETLDRIESREGVDDGSVALLPGHGSTCSSNRLETIRDHHRERTVRVREALGKLGSSTPWDVAIHLFGSLEGIHTKFGAGEAAAHLEYLERESVVARDSDGTYWLVES from the coding sequence ATGGGAATCGTCCGACTCTCAGTCGGCGGTGGGACGCCCGAGGGGATGAACAGCGCGTACCTCGTCGACGGTCGCGTGCTCGTCGACCCCGGGCCGCCGACCGACGGCGCCTGGGAGGAACTTCGAAGCGGACTCGAGTCCCGTCTCGAGCGCCTCACCGACCTCGAGTACGTCGTCTGTACCCACTGGCACGCCGACCACGTCGGCCTCGCACCGCGGCTGGCTGACGCCGCCGGGGCCACCATCGCTATAGGGGCGGGTGATGCGCCACTTCTCGGGGAATACGGCTCCGAACGTGAGCGTCGCCTCGAGCGAGACGCCAACGCGATGCGTGTCTGGGGCGTACCCGCTAAAACGATTGCGAGCGTCACCGACGGCGACCGACCCTCCCCGGTACCGGTTCGCTGTGACGTCAGTCCGCTCGAGGCGGGAGACGAACTCGCCGGAGCAACGGTACTCGAGACGCCAGGTCATACGGCGGGACACATTGCCCTCGAAATGGGCACAGACCACGCGCTCATGGTCGGAGACGCCGTGTTGCCGACGTACACGCCAAACGTCGGGGGCAGCGACACCCGATTGCGGGGGACGGATCCACTCGGCACGTACCTCGAGACGCTCGACCGAATCGAATCCCGCGAGGGCGTCGATGACGGATCGGTCGCGCTACTCCCCGGTCACGGCTCGACGTGTTCGTCCAATCGCCTCGAGACGATTCGCGACCATCACCGAGAACGAACCGTTCGCGTTCGGGAGGCTCTCGGTAAACTCGGATCGTCGACGCCCTGGGACGTGGCTATCCACCTGTTCGGATCGCTCGAGGGAATCCACACCAAATTCGGGGCCGGCGAGGCCGCAGCGCACCTCGAGTACCTCGAACGAGAATCGGTCGTTGCTCGCGATTCAGACGGCACCTACTGGCTCGTCGAGTCCTGA
- a CDS encoding TOBE domain-containing protein — translation MTTEPERSYQTELTVGGVTIDRRDIEMLAAIDDNGSMHAAANALGRSYARLQRRVVELEAELGTLTERQRGGRDGGGTTLTETARDLRQRFERHQTALEGVASVRESVIPGTVVDRDGELATVETPIGSVVAIAPAGAETVQVVVRSDAVVLEEPENEGTVNGTSVRNRFDGIVEKVETGEAVAQVVVAIGGVNGTDGEDHTIELEALVTRGSLESLGLESGRPIVTSFKATAARGIPLEDGTVSGKSTEAET, via the coding sequence ATGACGACCGAACCCGAACGCAGCTATCAGACGGAGCTGACGGTCGGTGGGGTGACGATCGATCGGCGCGATATCGAGATGCTCGCTGCGATCGACGACAACGGCTCCATGCACGCCGCTGCCAACGCACTCGGCCGGTCGTACGCGCGTCTCCAGCGACGTGTCGTGGAACTGGAGGCCGAACTCGGCACGCTAACCGAACGCCAGCGCGGTGGTCGGGATGGCGGCGGGACGACGCTAACGGAGACCGCACGCGACCTCCGCCAGCGATTCGAACGTCACCAGACGGCGCTCGAGGGCGTCGCAAGCGTCAGGGAGTCCGTAATTCCGGGAACCGTCGTGGATCGGGACGGCGAACTCGCGACCGTCGAGACGCCGATCGGATCCGTGGTCGCGATCGCTCCCGCAGGCGCGGAGACGGTACAGGTCGTCGTTCGTTCGGACGCAGTCGTCCTCGAGGAACCTGAAAACGAGGGAACCGTGAACGGCACGAGCGTTCGCAACCGGTTCGACGGCATCGTCGAGAAAGTGGAAACGGGCGAAGCCGTAGCCCAGGTCGTCGTCGCGATCGGTGGGGTGAACGGCACCGACGGCGAGGATCACACCATCGAGCTCGAGGCGCTCGTGACTCGCGGCAGCCTCGAGTCACTTGGCCTGGAGTCGGGCCGACCGATTGTCACCTCGTTCAAAGCGACGGCTGCGCGGGGGATTCCACTCGAGGACGGCACTGTTAGTGGAAAGAGCACAGAGGCGGAAACGTGA
- a CDS encoding amino acid ABC transporter ATP-binding protein, whose amino-acid sequence MSLEATDLRYVYGSETVLEDVSLGVDPGEVVAIIGPSGVGKTTLLRLLAAFERPDEGTIRYDGVDVWTLENGDRLERRRRIGMVFQEPSLFDASVRRNVAYGLRVRASWPERLRQSVSAAVGRPTAPRAVSDALEVVGLEAYADRHVDSLSGGEAQRVAFARALAYEPDVLVLDEPTSELDPRNTAVIEGAIRKARARRIGVVMATHDMHQARRVADRVGLLLNDGIVEIDTTETIFEDPADERTRQFIDGELIY is encoded by the coding sequence ATGAGCCTCGAGGCGACCGATCTCCGTTACGTTTACGGGTCGGAGACGGTTCTCGAGGATGTCTCCCTGGGCGTCGACCCCGGGGAGGTCGTGGCGATCATCGGCCCCTCCGGCGTCGGCAAGACGACGCTACTTCGCCTGCTCGCCGCGTTCGAGCGACCCGACGAGGGAACGATTCGCTATGACGGCGTCGACGTCTGGACACTCGAGAACGGGGATCGACTCGAGCGACGGCGGCGGATCGGCATGGTGTTCCAGGAACCGAGCCTCTTCGACGCCAGCGTTCGCCGGAACGTCGCGTACGGGCTTCGCGTGCGCGCCTCCTGGCCGGAACGGCTCCGGCAGTCCGTCTCCGCCGCCGTCGGGCGGCCGACGGCCCCGCGAGCGGTTTCCGACGCCCTCGAGGTCGTCGGTCTCGAGGCGTACGCCGACCGGCACGTCGATTCGCTCTCCGGGGGTGAGGCCCAGCGCGTAGCGTTCGCGAGAGCCCTCGCGTACGAACCCGACGTACTCGTTCTCGACGAGCCGACGTCTGAACTCGACCCGCGGAACACGGCGGTGATCGAGGGGGCGATACGAAAGGCTCGTGCCCGTCGAATCGGCGTCGTCATGGCGACCCACGATATGCACCAGGCACGTCGGGTCGCCGACCGCGTCGGGCTGTTGCTGAACGACGGCATCGTCGAAATCGACACGACGGAGACGATATTCGAGGATCCGGCCGACGAGCGCACCAGACAGTTCATCGACGGGGAGTTGATTTATTGA
- a CDS encoding ABC transporter permease: MVIPYSELALIADFPFEWHYIRTIIEVSLYVSVTAVVLSTLLSLPVALVLGVTDFRGKAVLTSIITTGMGFPSVVVGLLVLFAVSNQGPLGSLELVFTPEAMILSQIVLAAPVITGVSLAAVSSVESGVRDAAFAMGGTRLDVAMVTIKEARYGIATGVLAGFGRAISEVGGVLIVGGNIASADGTSYTRTLTTAIQLEARQGRFETAMILGGILLALVLLVNALVIRLGNGGGRYG, from the coding sequence ATGGTCATCCCATACAGCGAACTCGCACTGATCGCCGACTTTCCGTTCGAGTGGCACTACATCAGAACCATCATCGAGGTGTCGCTCTACGTGAGCGTGACTGCCGTCGTGTTGAGCACGCTGTTGAGCCTGCCGGTCGCACTCGTCCTTGGGGTGACCGACTTCCGCGGCAAGGCCGTCCTCACGTCGATCATCACGACCGGTATGGGCTTTCCCAGCGTGGTCGTCGGCCTGCTCGTCCTCTTTGCGGTCTCCAATCAGGGGCCGCTCGGTTCGCTCGAGCTCGTCTTCACGCCGGAGGCGATGATCCTCTCACAGATCGTCCTCGCCGCACCGGTCATCACGGGCGTCAGTCTGGCAGCGGTCTCGAGCGTCGAGTCGGGCGTTCGGGACGCCGCGTTCGCCATGGGTGGTACCCGACTCGACGTCGCCATGGTGACGATCAAGGAGGCCCGTTACGGAATAGCGACCGGCGTGCTCGCCGGTTTCGGTCGGGCGATCAGCGAGGTCGGCGGCGTCCTCATCGTGGGTGGGAACATCGCCAGCGCCGACGGCACCTCCTACACGCGGACACTTACGACCGCGATCCAGCTCGAGGCCCGCCAGGGTCGCTTCGAGACCGCGATGATCCTCGGTGGAATCTTGCTCGCGCTGGTGTTGCTCGTCAACGCGCTCGTCATCCGACTCGGGAACGGCGGAGGGCGGTACGGATGA
- a CDS encoding substrate-binding domain-containing protein, whose protein sequence is MSIQRRAFLTAVASSGVIGLAGCLSRGESGSSDGSHPEIAGKTLTLTTTTSTYDTGLLDALNAPFEERFGVDVHTVPQGTGAALQTGRNGDSDVVMVHARALEDEFISEGYGVNRRDLMFNDFVIVGDSDDPAGINGEEDVGEALTSIAETESVFVSRGDNSGTHAKELDRWADASLDPTNVGGGWYREAGDGMGNVLIQTDQQGGYTLADRATYLSMLEEIDLEIHVQGPVEGGPEALINPYGIVAVNPAVHENVASDLAMAYIGFCTSFEGQEIIEEYTVGGEQLFFPEALAEDPNFEQYVPEEWRTANNTE, encoded by the coding sequence ATGTCGATACAACGCCGTGCATTTCTCACCGCGGTGGCCTCGAGCGGGGTGATCGGGCTTGCCGGCTGTCTATCGAGGGGCGAGAGCGGGAGCAGCGACGGGAGCCACCCGGAGATCGCTGGCAAAACGCTGACGCTGACGACGACGACCAGCACCTACGACACGGGATTGCTCGATGCCCTCAACGCCCCCTTCGAGGAACGCTTCGGCGTCGACGTCCACACCGTCCCCCAGGGAACGGGGGCAGCACTGCAGACGGGGCGAAACGGCGATTCTGACGTCGTCATGGTACACGCTCGTGCGCTCGAGGACGAGTTCATCAGTGAGGGATACGGCGTGAACCGACGGGATCTGATGTTCAACGACTTCGTCATCGTCGGCGATTCGGACGACCCGGCCGGAATTAACGGTGAAGAAGACGTCGGCGAGGCCCTGACATCGATTGCCGAGACCGAGTCGGTGTTCGTCTCTCGAGGGGACAACTCCGGCACCCACGCGAAGGAACTCGACCGATGGGCCGATGCGAGCCTGGATCCCACCAACGTCGGCGGCGGGTGGTACCGCGAAGCCGGCGACGGAATGGGGAACGTCCTCATTCAGACCGACCAGCAGGGTGGATACACCCTCGCCGACCGGGCTACCTATCTATCGATGCTCGAGGAGATCGATCTCGAGATCCACGTGCAGGGGCCGGTCGAGGGTGGGCCAGAAGCGCTGATAAACCCGTACGGCATCGTCGCGGTAAATCCTGCCGTCCACGAGAACGTGGCTTCCGACCTCGCGATGGCCTACATCGGCTTTTGCACCAGTTTCGAGGGGCAAGAGATCATCGAGGAGTACACCGTCGGGGGCGAACAGTTGTTCTTCCCGGAGGCGCTCGCGGAGGATCCCAACTTCGAGCAGTACGTTCCCGAGGAGTGGCGAACCGCGAACAATACCGAATAG
- a CDS encoding 6-hydroxymethylpterin diphosphokinase MptE-like protein produces the protein MDVKTWLPVYDALLADFGFDRAADERARDVLGVLTGPFDCSRLERVSGGTVAIAGAGPSLESPDALEAARAADVVFAASTAVDVLEANDVAVHCMITDLDKNPETVVRLTERGTPVAVHAHGDNIPAVRSIVPACDDAFVLPTTQAEPVGPVRNFGGFTDGDRAAFLADHLGAAELVFVGWDFDDPSVDPMKVHKLEWAERLLYWLEIRRGERFDVLDGRRDAIDTSVLLLE, from the coding sequence ATGGACGTCAAAACGTGGCTCCCGGTGTACGACGCGCTACTTGCCGATTTCGGCTTCGACCGGGCGGCCGACGAGCGGGCGCGCGACGTGCTGGGGGTGCTGACCGGGCCGTTCGACTGCTCGAGGCTCGAACGAGTCTCGGGTGGGACGGTCGCAATCGCGGGCGCTGGCCCCTCACTCGAGTCTCCCGATGCGCTCGAGGCGGCGCGTGCGGCCGATGTGGTGTTCGCCGCGTCGACGGCGGTCGACGTCCTGGAGGCGAACGATGTCGCCGTCCACTGCATGATCACCGATCTGGACAAGAATCCTGAGACGGTCGTCCGTCTCACCGAACGGGGGACGCCGGTCGCCGTCCACGCCCACGGGGACAACATCCCCGCGGTTCGGTCGATCGTCCCGGCCTGTGACGACGCGTTCGTCCTCCCGACGACGCAGGCAGAACCCGTCGGCCCCGTTCGCAATTTTGGGGGGTTCACCGACGGCGACCGGGCCGCGTTCCTCGCCGACCACCTCGGTGCCGCCGAACTGGTCTTCGTCGGCTGGGATTTCGACGATCCGTCGGTCGACCCGATGAAAGTACACAAACTCGAGTGGGCCGAGCGACTGCTCTACTGGCTCGAGATTCGGCGAGGCGAGCGTTTCGACGTGCTCGATGGTCGGCGTGACGCCATCGATACGAGCGTGTTGCTACTCGAGTGA
- the folP gene encoding dihydropteroate synthase, with translation MQNVDAAGLGIGDDHPSRIMGVLNVSEESPYDPSVFDDPAEAAQYVDEELIDEGADIVDIGLESANKRFDVLSADEELERLHVALETIDQVSGDAIFSIETRYAAVAAEALASGFDMVNDICGFADPEMPTVCADHDAAVVKMASPPDLERPGAVEETDWSERKSADWAASADYVDQVFEALKQNGLTEKTIVDPAFGGWSEAQTLEDDRETFRRLREFRALGKPMLVSINRKNFLGEIAGRETDERLPVSLAATSLAVERGAHVIRTHDVAETRDAALIGDAFTTRSSTQRNGVRLSRLEVDSNRDLRRHLREGGIDPSLADDWLHHTVEIDGLDPSARDRLGQHAHEAGARWIDLADGRSLLFGSAAEISRISSSITASDGDIGSLKDDLQRVLE, from the coding sequence ATGCAGAACGTCGACGCAGCGGGACTGGGAATCGGGGACGATCACCCATCACGAATCATGGGCGTGTTGAACGTCAGCGAGGAGTCGCCATACGACCCCAGCGTGTTCGACGATCCCGCCGAAGCCGCCCAGTACGTCGACGAGGAACTCATCGACGAGGGGGCCGACATCGTCGACATCGGCCTCGAGTCCGCCAACAAGCGCTTCGACGTGTTGAGCGCCGACGAGGAACTCGAGCGACTGCACGTAGCCCTCGAGACGATCGACCAGGTGTCGGGGGACGCCATCTTTTCGATCGAGACACGGTACGCGGCGGTAGCAGCGGAGGCGCTTGCGAGCGGCTTCGACATGGTCAACGACATCTGTGGATTCGCCGATCCGGAGATGCCTACCGTCTGTGCCGACCACGACGCCGCCGTCGTCAAAATGGCGAGTCCGCCGGATCTCGAGCGGCCAGGAGCCGTCGAAGAAACCGACTGGAGCGAGCGAAAATCGGCCGACTGGGCGGCCTCGGCCGACTACGTCGATCAAGTGTTCGAGGCGCTGAAACAGAACGGCCTGACCGAGAAGACGATCGTCGACCCCGCCTTTGGGGGCTGGAGCGAGGCACAGACCCTCGAAGACGACAGGGAGACCTTCCGACGCCTGCGGGAGTTCCGCGCGCTTGGCAAACCGATGCTGGTCTCGATCAATCGGAAGAACTTCCTGGGCGAGATCGCCGGACGAGAAACGGACGAGCGACTGCCGGTGAGCCTCGCGGCGACCAGCCTCGCCGTCGAACGGGGTGCCCACGTGATCCGCACCCACGACGTTGCAGAGACCCGGGACGCCGCGTTGATCGGCGATGCCTTCACGACCCGATCGTCGACACAGCGCAACGGAGTTCGCCTCTCCAGGCTCGAGGTCGATTCGAATCGCGACTTGCGGAGACACCTTCGAGAAGGCGGAATCGACCCATCCCTGGCGGACGACTGGTTACACCACACGGTCGAAATCGATGGACTCGACCCGTCAGCCCGGGACCGACTCGGCCAGCACGCGCACGAGGCGGGTGCCCGCTGGATCGATCTGGCCGATGGTCGATCCCTCCTGTTCGGGTCGGCGGCAGAAATTTCCCGTATTTCGAGCAGTATTACCGCCTCAGACGGTGATATAGGGTCGCTCAAAGACGACCTCCAGCGGGTGCTCGAGTAA
- a CDS encoding DoxX family protein has translation MSTTTQNRLESRYGGITLEGHPHALTAWFVVALRFVMGGMMLFAGISKFTGEGFDASGYLVHGVDPVSPVSGLYATMAGNAALLEVINVTIPATQVLIGVALIFGGFVRLAALGGTLQMLAFYLGGWEGEFLALFDSTLIYAVVFMAIAAFGAGRILGADKYIEGLEVGGQKLVERYPKLRYLLG, from the coding sequence ATGTCCACAACTACTCAAAACCGACTCGAGAGCCGCTACGGCGGCATCACCCTTGAAGGCCACCCCCACGCGCTGACCGCGTGGTTCGTCGTCGCCCTGCGTTTCGTCATGGGCGGCATGATGCTCTTTGCGGGTATCAGCAAGTTCACCGGCGAGGGGTTCGACGCCAGCGGCTATCTCGTCCACGGTGTCGACCCGGTTAGCCCCGTCAGCGGGCTCTACGCGACGATGGCCGGCAACGCCGCGTTGCTCGAGGTCATCAACGTGACGATCCCGGCGACGCAGGTGCTGATCGGCGTCGCGCTGATCTTCGGCGGCTTCGTCCGCCTGGCGGCTCTCGGCGGCACGCTCCAGATGCTCGCGTTCTACCTCGGCGGCTGGGAGGGCGAGTTCCTGGCCCTGTTCGACTCGACGCTGATCTACGCGGTCGTCTTCATGGCAATCGCCGCCTTCGGCGCGGGTCGGATCCTCGGCGCCGACAAGTACATCGAGGGACTCGAGGTCGGCGGCCAGAAGCTGGTCGAACGCTACCCCAAACTCCGGTACCTCCTCGGCTAA
- a CDS encoding RNA methyltransferase, translating into MTERDAQASAATADDSKRTPPAVAVVGAQTPGNVGTIARAMKNFGFEELLLVDPPELDPDGEAYGFAGHAREDILPGARELTFDELVDTFHTIGCTAVTNEDDRNHVRFPFSTPRELAERLPTVEAQTALVFGRERVGLTNEELARIDEICSIPASAEYPVLNLGQAATITLYELRRLTLDPSSTQLPDVERVRAPEPLLERLYDQWKALLVELNHPEEKRAKTMRMIRRVYGRADPTTSEANRFLGVLRRATDRPDRGDETGTERNRSSRE; encoded by the coding sequence ATGACCGAGCGGGACGCACAGGCCTCAGCCGCCACGGCCGACGATTCGAAACGGACGCCACCAGCAGTCGCCGTCGTCGGCGCCCAGACGCCCGGCAACGTCGGCACCATCGCGCGGGCGATGAAGAACTTCGGCTTCGAGGAACTGCTGCTCGTCGACCCGCCCGAGCTCGACCCGGACGGGGAGGCGTACGGGTTCGCCGGCCACGCTCGAGAAGACATCTTACCTGGCGCGCGAGAACTGACCTTTGACGAACTCGTCGACACCTTCCACACCATCGGCTGTACCGCCGTGACCAACGAGGACGACCGGAACCACGTCCGATTCCCGTTTTCGACCCCACGCGAACTGGCCGAGCGACTGCCCACCGTCGAGGCACAGACGGCGCTGGTGTTCGGCCGCGAACGCGTCGGCCTGACGAACGAGGAACTCGCACGCATCGACGAGATCTGTTCGATTCCGGCCAGCGCCGAGTATCCCGTCCTCAACCTCGGCCAGGCCGCGACGATCACCCTCTACGAACTCCGAAGGCTCACTCTCGACCCCTCCTCGACGCAACTTCCTGACGTCGAACGGGTGCGGGCACCCGAGCCGCTGCTCGAGCGACTGTACGACCAGTGGAAGGCGCTCCTGGTAGAACTCAACCATCCCGAAGAAAAACGGGCGAAGACGATGCGGATGATCCGCCGCGTCTACGGTCGTGCCGATCCGACCACTAGCGAGGCGAACCGATTTCTCGGCGTGTTGCGCCGAGCGACCGACCGCCCTGACCGCGGTGACGAGACAGGAACCGAACGAAATCGATCCTCTCGCGAGTGA
- a CDS encoding MFS transporter: MVVRTAIGNEVRALWDGGRGISLIAVATAWGLLVGTRMIYPVLLPAIQTTYGLRLSVAGLLVTVLWLFASLGQLPGGVLADRYNERTLLAVSTIIVAVALGFVVTAPTPLVLFLATALWGLGHSLYPIARITLLSTLYSERLGSALGVTMATGDIGQTVLPPVATALAVAVSWHLGLGFVAPLLVLAGVLIWVAVPSRPATERPTQSGSLRETLSVFGELRNPSMAFMTVILFLYIFIWQSFTAFYPTYLTTVKGLSYTVSSVLFGFFFAVGVVVKPLSGAAYDRIGMRGSLISILLPPVAGFALLPFVENIWLLLGITALISTMLGSGAVTQSYLADSFSAEMKGTGLGVIRTTTATLGAGGPLLFGIIGEYGYFDEGYIVLAVIMAAVIVLTLRMPQEQ; encoded by the coding sequence ATGGTGGTACGTACAGCCATCGGAAACGAGGTACGAGCGCTCTGGGACGGCGGGAGAGGAATATCTCTCATCGCCGTCGCAACCGCCTGGGGATTGCTCGTCGGGACGCGAATGATCTACCCGGTGTTGTTGCCGGCTATCCAGACGACGTACGGACTTCGCCTGTCCGTCGCCGGATTGCTCGTCACCGTACTCTGGCTGTTTGCTTCCCTCGGTCAGTTGCCAGGGGGCGTCCTCGCCGACAGGTACAACGAGCGAACGCTGTTGGCCGTCAGTACGATTATCGTCGCCGTCGCGCTCGGTTTCGTCGTTACGGCACCCACGCCGCTGGTACTGTTCCTTGCAACGGCCCTCTGGGGACTCGGCCATTCGCTGTACCCTATCGCCCGGATTACGCTGCTTTCGACCCTCTATTCCGAGCGGCTTGGAAGTGCCCTCGGCGTCACCATGGCGACAGGGGACATTGGCCAGACCGTGCTTCCGCCGGTCGCGACTGCACTGGCCGTCGCCGTGAGCTGGCACCTCGGGCTGGGGTTCGTGGCACCGCTTTTGGTGCTTGCCGGCGTCCTCATCTGGGTCGCCGTCCCGTCTCGCCCTGCAACAGAACGCCCGACACAGTCGGGATCGCTCCGTGAAACGTTGTCGGTCTTCGGCGAACTCCGGAATCCATCAATGGCGTTCATGACCGTCATCCTCTTTCTCTACATCTTCATTTGGCAGTCGTTCACGGCGTTCTATCCAACGTACCTGACGACGGTAAAGGGGCTCTCGTACACGGTTTCGAGCGTGCTGTTCGGCTTCTTCTTCGCCGTCGGCGTCGTCGTCAAGCCGCTCTCGGGAGCCGCGTACGATCGTATTGGAATGCGCGGCTCGCTCATCAGTATCCTGTTGCCGCCAGTTGCTGGATTCGCGCTGCTTCCGTTCGTAGAGAACATCTGGCTCCTCCTCGGGATCACCGCCCTCATCAGCACCATGCTCGGATCGGGCGCGGTCACGCAATCGTACCTGGCGGATTCGTTTTCCGCGGAGATGAAAGGGACGGGCCTCGGTGTAATTCGGACGACGACGGCGACCCTCGGCGCAGGCGGCCCGCTGCTGTTCGGCATCATCGGGGAGTACGGGTACTTCGACGAAGGGTACATCGTCCTCGCCGTGATTATGGCCGCGGTCATCGTGCTCACGCTTCGTATGCCACAGGAACAGTGA